A segment of the Falco naumanni isolate bFalNau1 chromosome W, bFalNau1.pat, whole genome shotgun sequence genome:
CTCCAGCCAGGCCACCTCCCATTCCCTGCAcgccagcacagctggcagctttGAGGCGCCTGCAAGGCAAGCCTGGGCACAGGTCTGGGTGCTCTGCCAGCCTCTGTGCTGAAGTGGGGGTCTTGGTGCCTCTGTTTCCCATGGgcttctctccccagcccctcttTGCCAGGAGCCAGCTTTGCCCCCAGTCCTGTGTTGGACGGGACTGCCCAAGGAACATGGCAGGAGCCCAGGCCTGGCAGCTCTCCCTGTGCGGGGCTGCCACCCAGCTAGCTGCTTTGGGAGCCGCGGCCAGCATGGTCCTGCAAAGCTCTGGCACACCTGGATCCAGCCCTGGCCACGCTCTTGGGGCCGGGGCTCTGGCCCCAGGCGCCTGCCCTCAGCCCTTCTGCTCTTCTGTCTGCCTCCCTCACCCAGGCTGCTCAAAATGAGGACAGACGTGCCTCCTGCAGAGAGATCCTCATCCCAGTACTCGGGCAGCTGCTTGGACGTCTCCTCCTGCTCGTGTcatctggggaagaaaagaccAGCCGTGTGGCTTTGGAtgctcttttctcccttttcctatTCACCCGCCAGCAAAAAGGTAAGAGAAGCAGTGGTGGGCGGCCTCCCCCGCCCCTGCACAACGACATCAATCAAGCCGTCTGCTTGTCTTCCTGCGCGTTGTGGCAGGCCCTTCCTGTGCTTGCTGGAGGCACCACCATGTCACCAGCACCACCTCTCCCCTGCTCCTGACCCATGCTGTGTCCCACACAGCTGATCGTCCCgtggagctgagctgctccttCACTCAGGAGGCAGCCCCACTCCTCATCCCCTCTCCCTTGAAGAGCTTGTACCACTGCCCCACAGCACTCCATCCATGCGAGCCGTACCCCACGTCACTGTTATTCCAACCACAGTTTAACTGTGGGACTGCATGCAGAGCTCTAGGTCCTTGGAATTGACCAGGCCAGGAGCATTGGCATAAATACACGGGAGGCAGGTCACCCTTTCATTTACACCTCtctccaccacctcctcctttcACTGTGGGTCATCACCTCCCTCCTCAGCCATTTCTACATCTTCTCAGGAGCTGGTAAGcttgctggaaaagcagctgggtCTCATGCACTCTCCTGTGTTTGCCCTGCTCTTTAGGCACGACACTGTCAGAGAATGCACAGCTGCCAGCGGCTTGGGAAGCTGAGACCACCTCCTTGTGCTGTTCACCCACCGCCAGAGACTTTGCCATGGTAAGGAGCTGCCCCCTTGCCTTGCCTGTGGCATCAGCAGGGCTCTTGTGTGAGAAGGCATCCAAAATCAGCGGGGCTGGCGTGGCCTCCCTGTTCCTGCTCTCAGCAGGGTTTCTGCTGTCCCCAAGCAGGGACAATGCGAGGGCTGCACTCCAGTGCCCAAGCAGCATTTTCCGCCTGGCCAACAGCAGGCCCTGGTTCTCTGTAGGGCCAGCACACTGTGCCCCAGAGCCCAAGCCTCCTCCCTCACCCTGGGGGCCCTCTCTTCTCATCCTCCCCCATGCAGTGACTGCAGCCTCTGCtaccagcactgctgtgcatCTCTCACCAGGGCTGCTCGCACTGTCCAGCTTAGCAGCACCATCAGGGCACTCAATGTGACATTCTTCactcccttccttcctgccaTAGGCCTTTGCAAAATACCTTCAACCATCTGAGAGGACAGACATCGTCCTCACAATCATTGATACCCTGAGAGAATTAAATGCCAACAAAAAGCCGCTGGACAGCAGTGTGATGGACGTGGTCATGGCAGACCCTCGTGTCTGGCTGACAGATGTAAGTGGCCTGTGGCTGGATTACCCTGTCCTTCAGCCCTAGCAGGCCTTGttcctccctccatccctgcctctcGCCCAAAGCCAGGTGTCTCAGGCACCTGAAGCCACCTTAAAGCAGGAGAGGGATGGCAAGGGCAGCTGGGGCAATCGCTGCCCTCCAGTGGCAGCACCACCATCACTTGTGTCCCCTCCAGGTGCCAAAGATCATGAGCTGCATCTATGAAAACTGGGAATGCGTGACCATGGAGTCAGGCCAGCGTAGCATGGAGTCACTGCTGCTCCTGATGGCTAACCAGTGCCCTGGGGACGTTGTCACCACGCTACTGAAGATCGCTCCACGAGGAGACAGGTACCAGCCCTGACAGCCAGGAGGGCTTGCTCCTAGTGGTGAGAGGGACCCGGAGACTCTCTGGCTGCCAGACCCAAGGAGTACCGCAGGACACCCCCGAGGAGCGGGGCCTTTCCCCCGTCCCAGCACCCATTCCAGCCCTGGTGGGCTGGCCGCGTCCCCAGCACCAAAGCCAGCCCAGAGCCTCACCACCACCCTCTGTCACACCCCATGGGGAGCAAGCACCTcagccctctcctgcctgcccagggaggAGGGTCTGTGTTACGCGGGGCTGGCCCAGGCCAcagtgctggggatggggtCGCCCTGCTGACAGAGCTCTCTGGCttgcagcactgccctggcacTGTGGGAGGTGATGCTCTCCACGGCCCAGACCTTGGAGAAGGTTCTGAAGGAGCTGTTCATCAAACTCCAGGACCGGCAAAACAGGCTCTTCTACACATACCAGGAGGACACCTGTTTCGTTCGGTTGGCTGTGAGTTACCAGAAGGAGCCCCAGTGCTCTTGTCCTCAGCTGCTGATGGGAACAGCTGCGTGGTGTGGGGAGTCATGCTGGCTCTTCTGGTCACTCACCGCTGgctttctttcagctgctgaccTGCACTGATTTGGAGGATGAGGAGTTCTCTCCAATGTACAAAGTCTTGAGGTTTCTGAGGAATCCAAGCCCAGCAATGCTCTCATTGGTGCTCAGGAGCCTCATGACGCTGTTGGAGAGAGCTGAGATGGTGAGCAGGGCATCATCAAAGGGAACCATATTggcagccaggggctggggcagtggaTAAGCTGGTGGATTGGCCTTGGCTGGGAGTCAGGAGGTTGGGTTACTGCTCCAAAGGCCCTCCTGGCCATGGTGGGGCCTggtggctgcctggggagctTTCCGGGCATAGTCcttttcaggaaacagaaactCTGTCTTTCATGCAGGCAAGAAAAATGGAGGTCTTCATGCCAGACATTATGAAGGTCCTGGAGGATGGCAACAAAAATATCAAGATGAAGTCCCTGGTGGTCTCGCGAAACATCATAGGTCACCTGAAGAAGACAAAGGCCAGCCCCATCGCTGTCCAGCTGATGGAGAAGCTCTTGCCCCTCTTTGCTGCGGTAAGGCTGACGGGGGAGCCCAAGCCTCGTGGCCAGGTGCTGGTCGGGGACAGCTACCTACAAGGACGCAAGTCCTACGCTGCTTCTCTCTACCAGGGCTTCAGCGAGGTAAGAGAGCTCTCCATCAGCCTCTTCAGAGACCTAATGAAGACTGTGGTGAGGAAGAACAAGAGGCAGATGAAGACAAAAGTGGAAATGGGCTTGCTCCCTCTCATCCTTCACATGAGCGACCAAATCCACAGCGTGGCCAAGGTACAGATTCCAAAGCTAAGCAGTGATGTAGGGATGAAAACCTGAGATGTTTGGGCCAGGGTACCTCCCAGCTTCCTAAGGGCAGGATGAccccaggaagaaaggaaaaggcagggagaTGCCAGGTCTCCTTCCCCAGGCCGTGGTGCCATCTCccagtttctgctgttctgcaggCCTCCAGGGAAGCCCTCCTcgctgcagcagagctcctcaAGTGGAAAAAGCTCAAAcacctgctgcagagccatCAGACATGGAGGATTGCAGAGTGCTTGGTGAGGACAACCCCTGAACGAGGGCTGCCCCATGGGTCTGCCCTGTGCGCTCTGCAGCTGTGCctcacctgccctgctgcagcccgcAGCCCACAGCCTGGAGCTGCATCCTTGTTCCCTGTCCTCGAGAAGAGAGCCCCAAGGGCTCTTCTCCACACCCCTCTCCCCGCACCCAGTGGGAGGGAGGGCTCTGGGCAGCGGCGGGTGCTGGCAGGCGGGactgctccagccagctggggaGGCTGTGTGACATGCCCATACCCTTGTGCTCTCTCCAGCTACAGCGGGACAGGCGCAGGACCGAAGAGTACTTGAATCAGAGCCTGCCATACCTGGAGGATGATCAGGCCACCTTGCGAGCAACAGCTGTCAGGTTCATCGGTGAGCCACAGCCCCCAGCGTCCCGCTTttggcagcccagccccagtcCCGCCGCTGCACTGGCAGAaaggagcagccctgtggctgcCAGAGCCTCGGCTGCCCCGTGCAGGGCCTTGGCCTCTCTCTCCCACCCTTGACCATGCAGGTGGGCTTGGTGGCTGCCTTGCTCAGTCCCACTCGCCTCAGCTACTGCTCTTCCCTGGGGTCAGCCTGATGAGGGGGAGGAGGGCATGCAGCCCAGACAgctgagctgggggctgtgctgctgggagcatgCTGGGGAGTGGCGGGTCTGATGAAGCTCTGTTCCTAGGGCTTGCTGGGCAGCTCCTGAGGGACCAAAGGGAGGAGAAACTGGCTGAGATCTGCAGCGGTGAGTAGGGAGCATGGGCTGGAGGGGATGCCTGGTGGTTTTCGCAGACACGGCAGTTCATCTCTGCTCCGTTTCTTTCCATCACAGCCCTTCAGACCTTGGAGGAAGACAATGAACCCTCCATCTGTTCCCTGGCAGCTCAGACCACTTCCATCCTGAGCACTCCAAGGGTGCGGCAAACATCACGATGCACCCTGCGatcactgtgctgctggtgctgctaaGACAGGCAGAGGTGCGGCTCTTCTCCAGAGAACGGCTGCAATTCAATAAAGCTGGAACAAGAAGCCTGAACCCAGGGTGTCTTTCCCATGTGGAACTGACAGGCAGCGAGGAGAGGGCATGGGATGGGTGGTCCCAGCTCTGACCTCCCTGTAGTTCTCTGGGCATCCCAGTGACACCACAGTATCTGCTTTTATTGCACTGCCACGTCCCTGCACCATGATGCACTCAGGAAGGTTTCCATGCAGAGTACAGAGGTGCTAAGGGGGGCAGAGGGACCCTGCAGGGCTCCCTGAGGGACTGTGGGACAAACAGAGTGCCTGGGTCACCATGACTGCCTCGGGAGGGCTCCCAAGGTCTGGCTAGTCGAGCAACAGAAGGCTCTGGGGCATTACAGACACCTATGGAGGAGTGCCGTGGGGACTCGAGTGGAATGATCAAGTCTAGGGACCAGGCCCCCAGTCCAGCGGGCTTTCTTTGAGTGCttgaggctctgcagaggggtctggggtGCAAGGAAGGCCTCAGGACCTGGGTGGACTAGCGCAAGCCTAAGACAGCTCCAGGGCAAAGACAGCTCCAGCGCACTGCAGGGTAGAGGGTGCCCAGGGCCAGGTGGCCTCCACAGCCACCAGGGACCTGGGCACAGGCACTGTCatgtggggaggcagggagcgtGGCATGGGCTTGTTGTGCTCATCACCTCCTTGCCCCTTTGCAGTGCCTTGACGTTGCAGCTAGTCCAGGCACTgccccccaccagcacagggacCCTTGCACAGCACTCCAGCTTAAGATCACTGGCAccggctgcccagagaggcctCTGGAAACATTCCAGCACCACCTGCACAGGATTTTGTGTAACCTGCTCTAGCACAGCCTGCTTTTGCAGGGCGTTGGACTGCATAATCTCCAGAGGTTCCCTCCAACAACGACCATTGTGTGATTCTGGGACTCGTGGCACtttggctgaggaagaagaggtcAGGATCTTCAGGCAACACAACATCTGACTGCCCTCCCAGTGCCTGTCCAAGAAACCTGCCAGTCCTCACTAACAGAAGTTGGACCTCCACACATGGACTTGAAGATGTGCATGAGCACTGCAGGACAacagccttctctctcttccccatcctccaCTGCAGGGCGAGCGCAGACGTTCTGTGGAGGGAGCACCAGTCTGCAcaggccctgctgccctccctgtcaTGCACTGGCCGTTCTACCCCAGGCTCCCTCTACTGTGTCCCAGACCACTGGCCTGGTGTGATGGCAGAGCCAGTGGCACTACCCGGCTCTGCACCTTCCTGGTCCATCAGGGCAACCTGGGTGCCAGTGGGGAAGCTGAGAATTGCCCTTGGCCAGGGCCTCTCCCTGGAGCTGCCAGAGGAGGAATTCCTTGTGGGTGGCAGGGATGCCAAAGCATGAGGAGTTCCCCATTGGATGGCAGGGACAGTGCGTAGAGCCCCATCGATTTGAagccacccccagcagcccctcagcaTGGCCACGGTCACACAGAACCTCACCGAGGAGCTCATCTGCATCGTCCAGGACACCCTCATAGTGACCAGGCAGTACCAAAAGTTTCTGCAAGCAATGATGGCCAAGTGGCAAGAGGCGGTCTGTAGTGGGACACACACCACgctcaccaccaccccacagttctctccctcccccaccgccaggaaagaggagcagcaggaaagaggatCAGGTCtatccagggctgctggagcccagagggTGGCCCCAGGTCCTTCaagtggagctgctgggggcagaTGCGCACATGGAGAAGATGGCAGATAGGGACAAAGACCAAGGGGAGGACACGgggccaagcagaagcagccctgtgcaggtgggcagaaggagcccaatggggatgaggaagaggagccccATGACACCAGACAGAATCAGCTCCATGGGCCTGGGCAGCACCATCCACgtggggccaggcagcagcaccccagcagacCCCAGGCCCCAGCACCATGTCCCCATGGGCAGGGCACGTGGGCAGGCAGCCTCAGGACCGTGCTGGGCAGGATTGTGCCTGCAGGAGGGCTGCTCCCACCTGTGGGGCTGCCCAAAGGCTTGGTGGAGATGCAACTGCCGGCAGCACTGTGTCCGTTTCTGCAAGCCCCCATGGTGGCAGCGCTGCTCCCAGAAGAGCAGTGGGTTcccctgccagtgagcagcttgcagggtgcagggctgggaaccCTCTGGGGTGCACCCCCATCTGAAATGTTAAATCTTTCCTCTGTCCTGGTGCTGGGGCTCATCCATCCATCTCGCAGCTGGGGCTGTGTCACCCTCGATGCCTGAACCCAGTGGGGAtgtgggcactgctggcacccacAAAATGGGAGGTGGGGGTGTCTGGTACCACAGTGGGTGTGCTAGAATGTGCGGACCAGGCTGGGCTAGAGAAAAGGGCCAGCATGAACCTCATCAGGTCCAACAAGTGCCGACTCTGGCCCCTGGGGATGAACAAGCCCTGGCCCTTGCACAGGCGGGGGCCAccttgctggaaagcagcttggcaagGAAGGTCCTGCTGGGCTCCTCAatgagctgcctgctgggcagGGGATCTGTGCCCCTTGCAAAGGGGGGATCCAGTATGTATTGAGAGCCCACGGTGAATCCATACACCACAAATAGAAAGGCATGTTATCCCCAGGTTGGCATATTCAAACGGCTAACAAATGGGGTATGGCCTTGGTGCCTTAAACATTTTTGTCCAATCTAGATAACAGAGTTGAAACATGGGAATAAATCCCCCACCCCATCAAAACACTCCCCTCAGGAATTGTTTGTGAACCATTTGTTGTGAATCGTGGAATAGAACAATGGAGCATGGCATACCCTAGACTTGTGAACCCTTATTCCAAGCATGTGTCCTTGTTGGGGTTTTCAGGCACCAGGGTTTAAACCTGCAGATCCCACCTGTTATGAAAAAACTACCAGTCAAGGAAACACATTGCAATATGCAGTTTTGCttacccacaaaacaaaatggaattttgtgtgggaaggaaaaaaaaccaaactacgACCCATCAACACGCTCCCCTGTTTGATATCCAGCTCCTCAGGGTCCTTTCTGAGCATGTTCAGATGGGAAGATGTACTTTGTactacaaaattatttacatatgcCTAAGGCACTTGGGTAAGTCACTTTGATCCTGGGGGCCTTTCTTGGGGTCTTTAGAGATTGTTGGTGGTCACAACTtggtgaacttcagctgaactttcctGGGGCACCTGCACTCTACTTGTTGTTCTAGAACGtcatttattctctgtgctATATGGTTTTGATGGCAACACACCGTTACCCCACTTCCCTCGTCTATTGGTATAGCCCAGGTGCCTCTGTAAGCTTGCCACCCCTTACTGAGCTTATTCAATAGGTCGAGTTAATCATTGCTTTAGTTGCAGCCTCTCCTAGTGATTCTTTATAACTTCATCCCATCAGTGAGGAGAAGCGTCCAGCTCtcccactgaaggcagcagcctcGAGTCACCAGGCTGTTCCCTACACGAAGCAATCCCGACTGCCTGGATCTCACCACTGAgaggctgtatttaaaaatgaagtgttttccagcaagggaAACAAGGTTTGAGCGCTCATACTCCGGCTGGTgactctcccaggcagctgcatattgccagtccctcagcaggacaggtgtAGCCAGAGCCCTGTCAGAGTCAGCAGCAAAACACGCTAGCCCTATTCCTGCAGGAACTACAAATGCCAgggcggctgcggggggctcTGCGAGTCAGGGTGCCTGgtgcctgtgcccagggcaCCTGCCGGCACCTCTTTCCCTCCTTAGCTCTCGGctcacccccagggctgccccggctGGGCCTGACTCCAGCTGCCCCGGGGGCCCGGCACACCGGGGGGTTGGAGCCTCCTCACCGCAcccccaggcagccagcaggcagcagacatCCCTGCGCTGGCCTAAGGGCCTCCCTTGCCCCACGGCCGGCCACAGGCCCCCCTCAGCTGggacacagccccagcacaggctgtgcctgcccagACCAACAtggctgcaggaggctgagggtgggcaacagcagctcccagcatgccccgggaaaaacctggctgccagcagcccca
Coding sequences within it:
- the LOC121080667 gene encoding uncharacterized protein LOC121080667 codes for the protein MESGQRSMESLLLLMANQCPGDVVTTLLKIAPRGDSTALALWEVMLSTAQTLEKVLKELFIKLQDRQNRLFYTYQEDTCFVRLAARKMEVFMPDIMKVLEDGNKNIKMKSLVVSRNIIGHLKKTKASPIAVQLMEKLLPLFAAGFSEVRELSISLFRDLMKTVVRKNKRQMKTKVEMGLLPLILHMSDQIHSVAKASREALLAAAELLKWKKLKHLLQSHQTWRIAECLLQRDRRRTEEYLNQSLPYLEDDQATLRATAVRFIGLAGQLLRDQREEKLAEICSALQTLEEDNEPSICSLAAQTTSILSTPRVRQTSRCTLRSLCCWCC